A genomic region of Candidatus Latescibacterota bacterium contains the following coding sequences:
- a CDS encoding cupin domain-containing protein, translating to MKRLIAAAILLMYICIPIQSVAEDKIVNLLDGAPYVDNGMGKRKLVDEDHILMMQAALKPGQAVPQHNANSNVHIIILDGEVIINLSGKDIVAREGDLVPIAFKTPMNIKNKSETNATFLIIKTPNPAQMGE from the coding sequence GTGAAAAGACTCATTGCTGCTGCGATTCTGCTTATGTACATCTGTATCCCGATCCAGTCCGTAGCGGAAGACAAAATAGTAAACCTTTTAGACGGGGCACCTTACGTTGACAATGGAATGGGTAAAAGAAAGCTTGTAGACGAAGATCATATATTGATGATGCAGGCAGCATTGAAACCCGGGCAGGCAGTGCCCCAGCACAATGCAAACTCTAATGTGCATATAATTATCCTGGACGGGGAAGTCATCATTAATCTGTCCGGAAAGGATATCGTCGCAAGGGAAGGCGATCTTGTGCCTATTGCTTTCAAGACGCCGATGAACATAAAGAATAAGTCCGAGACAAACGCGACATTCCTGATTATCAAGACACCGAACCCCGCGCAGATGGGCGAGTAA